One Verrucomicrobiia bacterium DNA window includes the following coding sequences:
- a CDS encoding gamma carbonic anhydrase family protein, whose amino-acid sequence MDSLRAQLERHLRSSPRLGRNVFIARGATVVGDVTLGDHASVWYGAVLRGDIHRIVVGEGSNIQDNAVVHLADDYGALIGRYVTVGHSAIVHACTIGDECLVGMGATILDGAEIGEQCIIGAHALVTQRSRIPPGSMVLGAPARVVRTLTGEERRGLRYWAEKYVANAAYHLEHGLHLGAPLMDPAFNPIPPTPPGPAPTDGGHC is encoded by the coding sequence ATGGACTCGCTTCGCGCCCAGCTCGAACGCCATCTCCGAAGCTCCCCGCGCCTCGGCCGCAATGTCTTCATCGCCCGCGGCGCCACCGTGGTCGGTGACGTGACCCTCGGCGATCACGCCAGCGTCTGGTATGGAGCCGTCCTCCGCGGAGACATCCACCGCATCGTCGTCGGCGAAGGTTCCAACATCCAGGACAACGCGGTCGTCCACCTGGCTGACGACTACGGCGCCCTCATCGGCCGCTACGTCACCGTCGGCCATTCCGCCATCGTTCATGCCTGCACCATCGGCGACGAATGCCTCGTCGGCATGGGCGCCACCATTCTCGACGGCGCCGAGATCGGCGAACAATGCATCATCGGCGCCCACGCCCTGGTCACCCAACGATCCCGCATCCCCCCGGGTTCCATGGTCCTCGGCGCCCCCGCCCGCGTCGTCCGCACGCTCACCGGCGAGGAACGTCGCGGCCTGCGCTATTGGGCGGAGAAATACGTGGCCAATGCCGCCTATCACCTCGAACACGGCCTCCACCTCGGCGCCCCCCTGATGGACCCTGCGTTCAATCCAATTCCGCCAACGCCCCCAGGGCCCGCACCAACCGACGGTGGGCACTGCTGA
- a CDS encoding sulfatase, with protein MRRLSLLALLLLCPGTFPAPAIPVPPPPNVLFIAIDDLNDWVGPLKGHPHVRTPHLDRLAARGTTFLNAHCQAPLCNPSRTSLMLGLRPTTTGVYGLAPWFRSLPEWRDRVTLPQHFRANGYRTYAAGKVYHGGVGGPEQRAHEFDVWGPPGGIGITPPSKLIPPTPMGNHPLMDWGVFPHRDDEKQDHRVASWAIDQLTAHAADLPFFLAVGFFLPHVPCYATQSWFDLYPDDDSLLPLIHEGDRADTPPFSWYLHWQLPEPRLRWVRDNGQWRNLVRSYLACVSFIDAQVGRLLDALDASPHADRTLLVLWSDHGYHLGEKGITGKNTLWERSTRVPLLIAGPGVRANSRTSRPAELLDLYPTLIELCRLDPRTDLEGLSLVPQLRDPDAPRSRPAITSHNQGNHAVRSERHRYIRYADGTEEFYDVQADPAEWTNLASDPQFADLLAAHRRWLPRLDAPPAEGSAHRILTYDPNQDIAIWEGRPIHRNDPVPE; from the coding sequence CTGCGGCGCCTGTCACTCCTCGCGCTGCTCCTGCTTTGCCCCGGCACCTTCCCCGCTCCCGCCATCCCGGTCCCGCCGCCGCCCAACGTCCTGTTCATCGCCATCGATGACCTGAACGACTGGGTGGGTCCTCTGAAAGGCCACCCCCACGTCCGCACGCCTCACCTCGACCGCCTCGCCGCCCGTGGCACGACCTTTCTCAACGCCCATTGCCAGGCTCCCCTGTGCAATCCGTCCCGCACCAGCCTCATGCTCGGGCTGCGGCCCACCACCACCGGCGTGTACGGACTGGCCCCCTGGTTCCGATCCCTTCCGGAGTGGCGCGATCGCGTCACCCTCCCCCAGCACTTCCGAGCCAACGGCTACCGCACCTACGCCGCTGGCAAGGTCTATCACGGTGGCGTCGGTGGACCGGAACAGCGCGCCCACGAATTCGATGTCTGGGGCCCGCCCGGAGGCATCGGGATCACCCCGCCCTCCAAACTCATTCCGCCCACGCCCATGGGGAACCATCCCCTCATGGACTGGGGCGTCTTTCCGCACCGCGATGACGAAAAGCAGGATCACCGCGTCGCCTCATGGGCCATCGACCAACTCACCGCCCATGCCGCCGACCTCCCCTTCTTCCTCGCCGTCGGCTTCTTCCTGCCGCATGTCCCCTGCTACGCAACCCAGTCCTGGTTCGACCTCTATCCCGACGACGATTCCCTCCTGCCGCTCATCCACGAGGGCGACCGCGCCGACACCCCGCCCTTCTCCTGGTATCTGCACTGGCAACTCCCCGAACCCCGGCTCCGCTGGGTCCGCGACAACGGCCAGTGGCGCAACCTGGTCCGCTCCTACCTCGCCTGTGTCAGCTTCATCGATGCCCAGGTCGGACGACTCCTCGACGCGCTGGATGCCTCCCCCCACGCCGACCGCACCCTCCTCGTTCTCTGGAGCGACCACGGCTACCACCTCGGCGAAAAGGGCATCACCGGCAAGAACACCCTCTGGGAAAGGTCCACCCGCGTGCCCCTCCTGATCGCCGGCCCCGGTGTCCGCGCCAATTCCCGAACCTCACGCCCGGCCGAACTGCTCGATCTCTATCCCACCCTGATCGAACTGTGCCGACTCGATCCCCGCACCGATCTCGAAGGACTCAGCCTCGTCCCTCAACTGCGCGATCCCGACGCCCCGCGGTCCCGCCCGGCCATCACGTCCCACAACCAGGGCAATCATGCCGTCCGTTCGGAGCGCCACCGCTACATCCGTTACGCCGACGGCACCGAGGAGTTCTACGATGTCCAAGCCGATCCCGCCGAATGGACCAATCTCGCCTCCGACCCCCAATTCGCCGACCTTCTCGCCGCCCATCGCCGCTGGTTGCCGCGCCTCGACGCCCCGCCCGCCGAAGGCAGTGCCCATCGCATCCTCACCTACGATCCCAACCAGGACATCGCCATCTGGGAGGGACGCCCCATCCACCGAAACGATCCCGTCCCGGAATAA
- a CDS encoding MBL fold metallo-hydrolase, with protein sequence MSKSSSSRAQPERPRRRLPRSFKELTPSNHFNPRTFFHQMVWKAFLTRRTGTTKEPVFPRLEHGQVAVTWIGHASFLVQFTDLNVLIDPNFANWLFLLKRLRRTGLKISDLPPIDLVLLTHAHFDHFHKPTLRRLPEPRIGVMPWGMGDLARGLGFHRIIELQWWESFGHGDWKVTLTPCRHWGARTLHDHHRGYGGFVLQHQGRSVYHAGDSAYFEGFREIGRQLAPQIALLPIGAYHPETFRKVHMGPDEAVRAFHDLGAAWFVPMHYGTFKLSFEDLDEPPRWLAELAHHHGMTDRVQVLEEGMPHVF encoded by the coding sequence ATGAGCAAATCGAGTTCGTCCCGAGCCCAACCGGAGCGTCCGCGCCGACGTCTTCCGCGGTCCTTCAAGGAACTGACTCCCAGCAACCACTTCAACCCGCGGACGTTCTTCCACCAGATGGTGTGGAAGGCGTTCCTGACGCGGCGGACGGGGACGACGAAGGAGCCGGTGTTTCCGCGGTTGGAGCACGGGCAGGTGGCGGTGACGTGGATCGGGCACGCATCGTTCCTGGTGCAGTTCACGGATCTGAACGTCCTGATCGATCCGAACTTTGCCAACTGGCTGTTCCTGTTGAAGCGACTGCGCCGGACGGGATTGAAGATCTCGGATTTGCCGCCGATCGACCTGGTGCTGCTGACGCACGCGCACTTCGACCATTTCCACAAGCCGACGTTGCGGCGCCTGCCGGAGCCCAGGATCGGGGTGATGCCGTGGGGGATGGGGGATCTGGCGCGGGGGTTGGGATTTCACAGGATCATCGAGTTGCAGTGGTGGGAGAGTTTCGGGCATGGGGACTGGAAGGTGACGCTGACACCGTGCCGCCATTGGGGGGCGCGGACGCTGCACGATCATCACCGGGGCTACGGGGGGTTCGTGCTGCAACACCAGGGGCGATCGGTGTATCACGCGGGGGACAGCGCGTATTTCGAGGGCTTCCGGGAGATTGGGCGGCAACTGGCTCCGCAGATCGCGCTGCTGCCGATCGGTGCGTACCATCCGGAGACCTTCAGGAAGGTGCACATGGGACCGGACGAGGCGGTGCGGGCCTTCCACGATCTGGGGGCGGCGTGGTTTGTGCCCATGCACTACGGGACGTTCAAGCTGTCGTTTGAGGATCTGGACGAACCGCCGCGGTGGCTGGCGGAATTGGCCCATCATCATGGCATGACCGACCGGGTGCAGGTACTTGAGGAGGGGATGCCCCACGTATTTTGA
- the lipA gene encoding lipoyl synthase: protein MTTLEACGAARPRLPEWLRLRLPTSSRFARTRNLLDDLRLHTVCESAKCPNHWECWSQGTATFMIAGDRCTRACGFCAVNTAKPLALEEDEPRRVAEATHRMGLRHVVITAVARDDLGDGGAEHFRRTIEAVREKNPGIVVEVLTPDFQDRDDAIDRVLAARPDIFNHNLETVRRLTPQVRHRATYDRSLSVLRKVRERAGDRIFTKSGMMLGLGESEDEVAAAMSDLRVAGCDLLTLGQYLQPTREHLPVVEFVTPARFEQYREMAEGMGFRHVASGPMVRSSYHAGDVVLPWAEPVERRAVP, encoded by the coding sequence ATGACGACGTTGGAAGCGTGCGGGGCGGCCCGGCCCCGATTGCCGGAGTGGCTGCGGCTCCGGTTGCCCACCTCGAGCCGGTTTGCGCGGACGCGGAATCTGCTGGACGACCTGCGGTTGCACACGGTTTGCGAGAGCGCGAAGTGTCCGAACCACTGGGAGTGCTGGAGCCAGGGGACGGCGACCTTCATGATTGCGGGGGACCGTTGCACCCGGGCGTGCGGGTTTTGTGCGGTGAACACGGCCAAGCCGCTGGCGCTGGAGGAGGACGAACCGCGCCGTGTGGCGGAGGCGACGCACCGGATGGGATTGCGCCATGTGGTGATCACCGCGGTGGCCCGGGATGATCTGGGCGACGGCGGGGCGGAGCATTTCCGGCGTACCATTGAGGCGGTGCGGGAGAAGAATCCGGGGATTGTGGTGGAGGTATTGACGCCGGATTTTCAGGACCGGGACGACGCGATCGACCGGGTGTTGGCGGCGCGGCCGGACATTTTTAATCACAATCTTGAGACCGTGCGCCGTCTGACGCCGCAGGTGCGGCATCGGGCCACTTATGATCGTTCGTTGAGCGTGCTACGAAAGGTCCGGGAGCGGGCGGGAGACAGGATCTTCACCAAGTCCGGCATGATGCTCGGGCTGGGCGAGAGCGAGGACGAGGTGGCGGCGGCGATGTCGGATTTGCGCGTGGCGGGATGTGATCTGTTGACGTTGGGGCAGTATTTGCAGCCGACGCGGGAGCATCTGCCGGTGGTCGAGTTCGTGACCCCGGCCCGGTTCGAACAGTATCGGGAAATGGCCGAGGGGATGGGGTTCCGGCACGTGGCCAGCGGACCGATGGTGCGCAGTTCGTACCATGCGGGCGACGTGGTGCTGCCTTGGGCGGAGCCCGTGGAGAGGCGGGCAGTGCCGTGA
- a CDS encoding gamma-glutamyl-gamma-aminobutyrate hydrolase family protein: protein MPRPTILVTPHTEAAGSEFPDPGVSLSHRYTRALFDAGALPWILPCLPDPAAVRDAVAQADAVMLSGGDDIHPHLHSNPLPPHLQATVVPAEGGRDLFETLVLHEVFRQRKPLLAICRGLQMLNVFLGGDLIVDLPLQHPGAPGHNRQAERFQPVHPVDIEPGSLLDHVLGCRRLDVNSTHHQAAGRVAPPLRVSARSPDGVIEALELVSDAAGALPFLLAVQFHPERLYDRFPVHARLFLHFVRTATGDRPKPGSIGHSAP from the coding sequence ATGCCGCGCCCCACCATACTCGTCACCCCCCATACCGAGGCCGCCGGCTCCGAGTTCCCCGATCCGGGCGTCAGCCTGTCCCATCGCTACACCCGCGCCCTCTTCGACGCCGGCGCCCTCCCTTGGATCCTTCCCTGCCTCCCCGACCCCGCCGCCGTCCGCGACGCCGTCGCCCAGGCCGATGCCGTGATGCTCTCGGGTGGCGATGACATCCATCCCCACCTCCATTCCAACCCGCTGCCGCCCCACCTCCAGGCCACCGTCGTCCCCGCCGAGGGCGGACGCGACCTCTTCGAAACGCTGGTCCTCCATGAGGTCTTCCGGCAGCGCAAACCGCTCCTCGCCATCTGCCGCGGCCTCCAGATGCTCAACGTCTTCCTGGGCGGCGATCTGATCGTCGATCTCCCCCTCCAACACCCCGGCGCACCCGGTCACAACCGCCAGGCGGAACGCTTCCAACCCGTCCACCCCGTCGACATTGAACCCGGTTCCCTCCTCGACCACGTGCTCGGCTGCCGGCGTCTCGACGTCAACAGCACCCATCACCAGGCTGCCGGTCGCGTCGCCCCGCCCCTGCGCGTCTCGGCCCGCAGCCCCGACGGCGTGATCGAGGCCCTCGAGCTCGTGTCGGATGCCGCCGGTGCCCTGCCCTTCCTCCTCGCCGTCCAGTTCCACCCGGAACGCCTCTACGACCGATTCCCGGTCCACGCCCGCCTCTTCCTGCATTTTGTCCGGACCGCCACCGGAGACCGTCCGAAGCCCGGATCCATTGGCCATTCCGCTCCTTGA
- the mutY gene encoding A/G-specific adenine glycosylase, giving the protein MAATGWDREGGRVTWERDMIVRLLDWFAVEGRDLPWRGSRDPYAIWISEAMLQQTQVKTVIPYWQRWMREMPDVRSLAAAAESQLLKLWEGLGYYRRVRHLQSAARRMVEEFGGAVPSELEALRSLPGVGRYTAGAVGSIAFDRPYPIVDGNVIRVLTRLRAETGDPRERAVQERLWADAEALVRMAQRTRRRRACSDFNQALMELGAIVCTPKSPDCGRCPVAAWCAGREAGRPERYPTRAVRVPTTARYYVVLIVRAEGRYWVRRRPSGEVNGGLWEFPNGEVEDPEAGPERFLSEAGLGRRVRASEWMVVRHAITRYRVTQRAYRVELPAVPARTNGGEWRRYSELRDLAFSSAHRRLVRALGALAELD; this is encoded by the coding sequence TTGGCGGCGACGGGGTGGGACCGCGAGGGTGGGCGGGTGACTTGGGAGCGGGACATGATCGTGCGGTTGCTGGACTGGTTCGCGGTCGAGGGACGGGATCTGCCGTGGCGGGGGAGCCGGGATCCGTACGCGATCTGGATTTCGGAGGCGATGCTGCAGCAGACGCAGGTGAAGACTGTGATCCCGTACTGGCAACGCTGGATGCGGGAGATGCCGGATGTGCGGAGCCTGGCGGCGGCGGCGGAGTCGCAGTTGCTGAAGTTATGGGAGGGCCTGGGTTATTACCGGCGGGTCCGGCACCTGCAGTCCGCGGCCCGGCGCATGGTGGAAGAATTCGGGGGGGCGGTGCCCAGTGAGTTGGAGGCCCTGCGGTCGTTGCCTGGAGTGGGACGGTATACCGCGGGCGCGGTGGGGAGCATCGCCTTCGACCGGCCGTATCCGATTGTGGACGGCAATGTGATCCGGGTGCTGACGCGGTTGCGGGCGGAGACGGGGGATCCGCGGGAGCGGGCGGTGCAGGAGCGATTGTGGGCCGATGCGGAGGCGCTGGTGCGGATGGCACAAAGAACGCGGCGTCGAAGGGCGTGTTCGGATTTCAACCAGGCCCTGATGGAGCTTGGGGCGATCGTCTGCACGCCGAAGTCGCCGGATTGCGGGCGGTGTCCCGTCGCAGCGTGGTGCGCGGGCAGGGAGGCGGGGCGGCCGGAACGGTATCCAACGCGTGCGGTGAGGGTGCCCACGACGGCGCGGTATTACGTCGTGTTGATCGTCCGGGCGGAGGGACGCTACTGGGTGCGACGGCGTCCGTCGGGAGAAGTCAATGGGGGTCTGTGGGAGTTTCCGAATGGCGAGGTCGAGGATCCGGAGGCGGGACCCGAAAGGTTCCTCTCCGAAGCGGGACTTGGGCGGCGGGTAAGGGCGTCCGAATGGATGGTGGTCCGGCATGCCATCACGCGATACCGGGTGACGCAGAGGGCGTATCGGGTTGAGCTGCCGGCGGTTCCTGCCCGTACGAACGGGGGGGAATGGCGACGGTATTCTGAGTTGCGGGATTTGGCGTTCAGCAGTGCCCACCGTCGGTTGGTGCGGGCCCTGGGGGCGTTGGCGGAATTGGATTGA
- a CDS encoding PAS domain S-box protein has protein sequence MNERSGEGNALGGVRGGSGGGDTGGVGSGMGTSGGMAEVAGLLRRQAWESRVLEGISEGKALHEVLMCLARGVEEMIPPALASILLVDEDGARLRPGVAPTLLEMHPAELDGVPIGPRAGSCGTAAYRREAVIAMDIATDPLWENAREWALSNGLRACWSMPVIGATGAVLATFALYYRESRVPRPEELELIRRTAHLVGIAVERDRKEAELRASEERFRRVFDDAAVGLAITTLEGRFIETNPAYRTMLGRDEEALRATDITALTHPGDREHFWAWWTELIGGYRERLVTEKRAVRVGGGAVWIRVSVAPQRDSKGRPVRMVVVAEDITQQRTAEAEAARLGRRLTATLERISDALFTLDAQWRFTYLNAEAERLMERARAQVLGVSIWEAFPEVVGTRFETEYRRAVAEGVTVAVEAHYPTLEKWFDVKAYPSPDGLAVYFREVTEQRRNREALRAQAELLDKAQDAIVVRDLEHRVLYWNKSAERLYGWPVEEILGRSVEELLFQDPEAYRAVVAATRRDGEWIGELEQRTREGESLTVEGRWTLVRDDEGKPKCILAINTDVTQRKRLEAQFLRAQRLESIGTLAGGIAHDLNNVLAPIMMSIDLLKLLVTDPECREILSTIGRSAERGAAMVRQVLTFARGMESQRVEVRPAQVIHDVIRIVRDTFPKSIRTLDRLASDLWSVQAEPTQLHQVLINLCVNARDAMPEGGQILISAENVMVDERDAAMSLDLRPGPHVRIEVEDTGSGIPGEILDKIFDPFFTTKEVGKGTGLGLSTSLSIIRSHGGVLRAFGGAGKGARFRIDLPALGASSDAQAGAGLTPSPRGSGEWVLVADDEAAIRQITRQTLEAFGYRVLLASDGAEAVEIFRRRREKIAVVLMDMMMPTMDGTTAIRSLLEIEPEARVVAVSGVSGPGPTAFGSGNGVRRFLRKPYTAPALLAAVHEAMTGA, from the coding sequence ATGAATGAACGATCCGGGGAAGGGAATGCACTGGGCGGAGTCCGGGGAGGATCGGGGGGCGGCGACACGGGGGGGGTGGGATCGGGTATGGGAACGTCTGGCGGGATGGCAGAGGTGGCGGGCCTGTTGCGGCGTCAGGCTTGGGAATCGCGGGTCCTCGAGGGCATTTCGGAGGGGAAGGCGCTGCATGAGGTGCTGATGTGCCTGGCGCGGGGTGTGGAGGAGATGATCCCGCCGGCGCTGGCTTCGATTCTGCTGGTGGACGAGGATGGTGCGCGGTTGCGGCCGGGAGTGGCGCCGACGCTGCTGGAGATGCACCCGGCCGAACTGGACGGCGTGCCGATCGGGCCCCGGGCGGGCTCGTGCGGGACGGCGGCTTATCGACGGGAGGCGGTGATCGCGATGGACATCGCGACGGATCCCCTGTGGGAGAACGCCCGGGAATGGGCATTGTCGAACGGGCTGAGGGCCTGCTGGTCGATGCCGGTGATCGGGGCGACGGGCGCGGTGCTGGCGACGTTTGCCCTGTACTACCGGGAATCCCGCGTCCCGAGGCCGGAGGAACTGGAGCTGATCCGGCGCACGGCGCATCTGGTGGGGATTGCGGTGGAGCGGGACCGGAAGGAGGCCGAGTTGCGGGCCAGTGAGGAGCGGTTTCGGCGGGTGTTCGACGACGCCGCGGTCGGACTGGCCATCACCACGCTGGAGGGGAGGTTCATAGAGACCAACCCGGCCTACCGGACGATGCTGGGGCGCGATGAGGAGGCGTTGCGGGCGACGGACATCACGGCCCTGACGCACCCGGGGGATCGGGAGCACTTCTGGGCGTGGTGGACGGAACTGATTGGGGGTTATCGTGAGCGGTTGGTGACGGAGAAGCGGGCTGTTCGGGTGGGCGGCGGTGCGGTGTGGATTCGGGTGAGCGTGGCACCACAGAGGGATTCGAAGGGGCGGCCGGTGCGGATGGTGGTGGTGGCGGAGGACATCACGCAGCAGCGGACGGCGGAGGCGGAGGCGGCCCGGCTGGGGCGGCGGTTGACGGCGACCCTGGAGCGGATCAGCGACGCGCTGTTCACCCTGGATGCCCAGTGGCGGTTCACCTACCTGAACGCGGAGGCCGAGAGGTTGATGGAACGGGCCCGGGCGCAGGTGTTGGGCGTTTCCATCTGGGAAGCGTTTCCCGAGGTGGTGGGGACGCGGTTCGAAACGGAGTACCGGCGGGCGGTGGCGGAGGGTGTGACGGTGGCCGTCGAGGCCCATTACCCGACGCTGGAGAAGTGGTTTGATGTGAAGGCGTATCCATCGCCTGACGGGCTGGCGGTGTATTTCCGGGAAGTGACGGAGCAGCGGCGCAACCGGGAGGCGCTGCGGGCGCAGGCGGAACTCCTGGACAAGGCGCAGGATGCGATCGTTGTGCGGGACCTGGAGCACCGGGTGCTGTATTGGAACAAGAGCGCCGAACGCCTGTATGGATGGCCCGTCGAGGAGATCCTCGGACGGTCGGTGGAGGAGTTGCTCTTTCAGGACCCGGAGGCATACCGGGCGGTGGTCGCGGCCACCCGACGGGACGGGGAATGGATTGGCGAATTGGAACAGCGCACGCGGGAGGGGGAGTCGCTGACGGTGGAGGGGCGATGGACGCTGGTGCGCGACGATGAGGGAAAGCCCAAGTGCATCCTGGCGATCAACACCGACGTCACCCAGCGCAAGCGGCTCGAGGCGCAGTTTCTGCGGGCACAGCGCCTCGAGAGCATCGGGACGCTGGCCGGGGGCATCGCGCACGACCTGAACAACGTTCTGGCGCCGATCATGATGTCGATCGATCTGCTCAAGCTGCTGGTGACCGACCCGGAATGCCGGGAGATTCTGTCCACCATCGGGCGGAGCGCTGAGCGCGGGGCGGCGATGGTTCGGCAGGTGCTGACCTTCGCGCGGGGGATGGAGTCCCAACGGGTCGAGGTGCGGCCCGCCCAGGTCATCCACGATGTCATCCGGATCGTCCGGGACACCTTTCCGAAGAGCATCCGGACCCTCGACCGGCTGGCCTCGGACCTGTGGTCGGTCCAGGCGGAACCGACCCAGCTTCACCAGGTGTTGATCAACCTGTGCGTCAACGCGCGGGACGCGATGCCGGAAGGGGGGCAGATCCTGATCTCAGCGGAGAACGTGATGGTGGATGAGCGCGACGCCGCGATGAGTCTGGATTTGCGGCCGGGACCGCATGTTCGGATCGAGGTGGAGGACACGGGTTCGGGGATTCCGGGGGAGATTCTGGACAAGATCTTCGATCCCTTCTTCACCACCAAGGAGGTCGGGAAGGGCACCGGCCTGGGGTTGTCCACCTCCCTGTCCATCATCCGCAGCCATGGCGGCGTGCTCCGGGCGTTTGGCGGGGCGGGCAAGGGCGCGCGGTTTCGGATCGATCTACCGGCACTGGGAGCGTCGTCGGATGCCCAAGCCGGGGCAGGTCTGACGCCAAGCCCCCGGGGCAGCGGGGAATGGGTGCTGGTGGCGGACGACGAGGCGGCGATCCGGCAGATCACCCGCCAGACGCTCGAAGCGTTCGGGTACCGGGTGCTGCTGGCGTCGGACGGGGCCGAGGCGGTCGAGATCTTCCGGCGTCGCCGTGAAAAGATCGCGGTGGTGCTGATGGACATGATGATGCCGACGATGGATGGGACGACGGCGATCCGTTCGCTGCTGGAGATCGAGCCTGAAGCGAGGGTTGTGGCGGTGAGCGGCGTGAGCGGTCCGGGCCCCACGGCCTTCGGTTCGGGCAACGGGGTGCGTCGATTCCTGAGGAAGCCCTACACGGCGCCGGCCCTCCTGGCCGCGGTGCACGAGGCGATGACCGGGGCGTGA
- a CDS encoding type II secretion system protein, whose amino-acid sequence MAGGVVPWASSSGPRRGGFTLIELLVVIAIIAILAGMLLPALAKAKQQAMTTKCRNHLKQIGLAMAMYVDDHDGHLPYAWWYNAGNDSADVNNFHHLLQPYLRAAAFRSGTRTTNSDFATLVYPCPERMRENHYRTYREYRPGVPGNPWKISYALNQHTLAGFPPAVTSPRTERLAAVPRPSETLGGVDVSLELNHPAVIRAGRGPDGMHDIGYRHGNGHPNGTATILFFDYHVSSRNRRQTNDVILNFKPTQP is encoded by the coding sequence ATGGCAGGGGGCGTGGTGCCTTGGGCATCGTCGAGCGGCCCACGGCGTGGCGGCTTCACACTGATCGAGTTGCTGGTGGTCATCGCGATCATCGCGATTCTGGCGGGCATGCTGCTGCCGGCGCTGGCGAAGGCGAAGCAGCAGGCGATGACGACGAAGTGCCGGAATCACCTGAAGCAGATCGGGCTGGCAATGGCGATGTACGTGGACGATCACGACGGGCACCTGCCTTACGCCTGGTGGTACAACGCGGGGAACGACTCGGCAGACGTGAACAATTTCCATCATCTGCTGCAGCCGTATCTGCGGGCCGCGGCGTTCCGGTCGGGCACGCGGACGACCAACAGCGACTTTGCGACCCTGGTGTATCCGTGTCCGGAGCGAATGCGGGAGAACCACTACCGGACCTACCGTGAATACCGACCGGGCGTACCGGGCAATCCGTGGAAGATCAGCTACGCGTTGAATCAGCACACGCTGGCCGGGTTCCCGCCGGCGGTGACGAGTCCCCGTACGGAGAGACTGGCGGCGGTGCCGCGTCCGAGCGAGACGCTGGGCGGGGTGGACGTTTCGCTGGAGTTGAATCATCCGGCGGTGATCCGGGCCGGGCGGGGGCCGGACGGGATGCACGACATCGGCTACCGGCACGGCAATGGGCATCCAAACGGGACAGCGACGATTTTGTTTTTCGACTACCACGTGTCTTCGAGGAACCGGCGGCAGACCAACGACGTGATTCTGAATTTCAAGCCAACCCAACCATGA
- a CDS encoding outer membrane beta-barrel protein yields MNTNLRTAALVAAGIVSAGSVGHAEEARMNPVETALTATTISGYVSASTFYNLGDRGERLPGRSFDAEDKLNKINLDVVKLSIEKPLDEGDWSAGYKVDLLFGADANTYGTSPSFPSGSSSSTTGTDFGIKQAYVTLQTPVGNDLIAKVGVFDTIIGYEVFESGSNPNYSRSYGYFIEPTQHTGLLLSYALTDWLSVNGGIANSYDAHINAPGVDSGANRRFGLQTYMGSLAITAPEGSGFLEGSTLYGGIVHGLTSTGDDDRPRTSYYAGLTVPTPVENLAVGAAVDYRTTKPAPGAEAWATAIGGYLTYQMSQQLKLGLRGEYAAGTAGTWTGTSAMKERFFGLTTTVDYSLWANVLTRLEFRWDNDLKGGSKNFGNTADPKDSAFVVGANVIYAF; encoded by the coding sequence ATGAACACCAATTTGCGCACGGCGGCCCTGGTGGCAGCCGGCATTGTCAGCGCCGGTTCCGTCGGGCACGCCGAGGAGGCGAGGATGAACCCGGTCGAGACGGCCCTGACCGCCACGACCATCAGTGGATATGTCAGTGCATCCACGTTCTACAACCTGGGCGACCGGGGGGAGAGACTGCCCGGCCGCTCGTTCGATGCGGAGGACAAGCTCAACAAGATCAACCTCGATGTGGTCAAGCTGAGCATCGAGAAGCCGCTGGACGAAGGCGACTGGTCGGCCGGCTACAAGGTCGATCTGCTGTTTGGTGCGGATGCGAACACCTACGGAACGTCACCCTCCTTCCCGAGCGGATCGAGTTCCTCGACGACGGGAACCGATTTCGGGATCAAGCAGGCGTACGTGACCTTGCAGACCCCGGTGGGCAACGACCTGATCGCCAAGGTGGGTGTGTTCGACACCATCATCGGGTACGAGGTGTTCGAGTCGGGGAGCAATCCGAACTACAGCCGTTCCTACGGGTACTTCATCGAACCGACGCAGCACACCGGGCTGCTGTTGAGCTACGCGCTGACGGACTGGCTGTCGGTCAACGGCGGCATCGCCAATTCCTACGATGCGCACATCAACGCGCCGGGGGTGGATTCGGGGGCAAACCGCCGTTTCGGGCTGCAGACCTACATGGGGTCGCTGGCCATCACGGCACCCGAGGGGTCCGGCTTCCTGGAAGGCTCGACGCTGTACGGCGGCATTGTGCACGGCCTGACCAGCACCGGAGATGACGACCGGCCGCGGACCTCGTACTACGCGGGTCTGACGGTTCCGACCCCGGTGGAGAACCTCGCGGTGGGTGCCGCGGTCGATTATCGCACCACCAAGCCGGCTCCTGGGGCCGAGGCGTGGGCGACGGCGATCGGCGGTTACCTGACCTACCAGATGTCGCAGCAGTTGAAGCTGGGTCTGCGGGGTGAGTACGCCGCGGGCACGGCCGGCACCTGGACGGGGACCAGCGCGATGAAGGAGCGATTCTTCGGGCTGACCACCACGGTGGATTACAGCCTGTGGGCGAATGTGCTCACGCGGCTCGAGTTCCGTTGGGACAACGATCTCAAGGGCGGCTCGAAGAACTTCGGGAACACGGCGGATCCGAAGGACAGCGCGTTCGTGGTGGGTGCGAACGTGATTTACGCGTTCTAA